The Athene noctua chromosome 3, bAthNoc1.hap1.1, whole genome shotgun sequence genome includes a region encoding these proteins:
- the LOC141958448 gene encoding C-type lectin domain family 12 member B-like, with translation MALVALAVLFFQIPKDYKTQLRELNMTKNELHANLSKMLQEIGNQLCLEARKGLKNNGQNCVLCPANWRWEGGDTCYYLSEEKKSSEESRQFCSSQNSTLLLIKDAAKRDLVKKIPREDYWIGLTYRAEQRDWYWADNTPLTGELKPWLRYASSQQQCPYYYYNSISTRYCTEQLQYICEKPAIQLQRGDSHWQEDWFVRPK, from the exons ATGGCGCTGGTGGCCCTGGCAGTTTTAT TTTTCCAGATTCCCAAGGACTACAAAACACAACTTAGAGAACTCAACATGACAAAGAATGAGCTGCATGCAAATCTCTCAAAGATGCTGCAAGAAATAGGAAATCAGCTGTGCTTGGAAGCAAGAAAAGGCCTTAAAAATAATG GCCAGAACTGTGTTCTCTGCCCTGCAAACTGGAGGTGGGAAGGCGGAGATACCTGTTACTATCTCTCTGAGGAAAAGAAGTCGTCAGAAGAGAGTCGCCAGTTTTGTTCCTCACAAAACTCTACTCTTCTTCTGATAAAAGATGCCGCAAAGCGG GATTTGgtaaaaaaaattcccagagaAGATTATTGGATTGGATTAACATATAGAGCTGAACAGAGAGACTGGTATTGGGCAGACAACACACCTCTAACAGGAGAACTAAAGCCTTG GTTAAGGTATGCAAGCTCCCAACAACAATGTccatattattattataattccATAAGTACCAGGTACTGTACAGAGCAGCTTCAGTATATCTGTGAAAAGCCCGCCATCCAGTTACAGCGAGGTGACAGCCATTGGCAGGAGGACTGGTTTGTCAGACCAAAATGA